The following proteins come from a genomic window of Trifolium pratense cultivar HEN17-A07 linkage group LG4, ARS_RC_1.1, whole genome shotgun sequence:
- the LOC123924773 gene encoding uncharacterized protein LOC123924773 encodes MTDCSESSYREQMDSSNNSDSGIDQLEAEYGRFLDDYAKNYDNYDGQSTNETDEDISHIDKNISQCTDNVFGQSLGRLSITGQFTKIYIFELTLGQLNKAKKTGFTLPSEFSNYVRQYNFHKLVLEVLNKSSSIVHLQIPENHLENVKIARGWKNFCFDNNIKLGDRLSFEFKDITLNVCQVSVV; translated from the exons atgaCTGATTGTTCTGAATCATCATATAGGGAACAAATGGATTCGTCAAATAACAG TGATTCTGGAATTGATCAATTGGAAGCAGAATATGGAAGATTTCTGGATGACTATGCAAAAAACTATGATAATTACGATGGTCAATCTACAAATGAAACTGATGAAGACATATCACAtattgataagaacatatcacAGTGTACTGATAATGTGTTCGGTCAATCATTGGGTAGATTGTCAATTACCGGTCAATtcactaaaatatatatttttgaattgaCTCTTGGTCAATTAAACAAGGCTAAAAAAACTGGATTT ACATTACCTTCTGAATTTAGCAATTATGTAAGGCAatacaattttcataagttgGTTCTGGAAGTACTAAACAAGAGCAGTTCAATTGTTCACTTACAAATTCCGGAAAATCATTTAGAGAATGTCAAGATTGCCAGAGGATGGAAAAATTTCTGCTTCGACAACAATATTAAATTAGGAGATAGATTAAGTTTTGAATTCAAAGATATCACCTTAAATGTTTGTCAGGTTTCCGTAGTTTAG